In one Sulfitobacter sp. LCG007 genomic region, the following are encoded:
- a CDS encoding acyl-CoA dehydrogenase has translation MPYKARVEEFLFLFEHVVPLEPLRATEAYAEATDDITRAILTEAGRLCDEVMAPLQRNGDLHPARLENGVVRTSPGFAEGWKAIAEGGWIGIAADPAYGGMGLPMALASAVNEMMSGACLALQLAPLMSQGQIEALEHHASDEIKALYLPKLVSGEWTGTMNLTEPQAGSDVGALSTRAEPLDDGTYAISGQKIYISWGDHDVAENVCHLVLARLPDAPAGTRGISLFLVPKYLPDADGNPGAANGLRVVSLEHKLGLHGSPTAVMEYDRATGWLIGPEQGGMAAMFTMMNNARLGVGEQGIGAAEGACQKALEFAAERRQGRSPVEGGSGTIMDHADVRRMLMTMKADIFAARAIAASCAVAIDMGKATGNAAWKARAALLTPIVKAFGTDTGIAVAEMAVQVHGGMGYIEETGAAQFARDVRVTAIYEGTNGIQAMDLVGRKMMDGGEAAQAVVDEIAEISEAARADLPELAEAVWQAGESLREATDWLVGQEMNTRFAGAVPYLRAFARVLGGALQLRAAMADRGGARETLARFYIRRLLPEYIGLLAHAQAGVDELYAIAPDEIAA, from the coding sequence ATGCCTTACAAAGCCCGGGTCGAAGAATTTCTGTTTCTGTTCGAGCATGTGGTTCCGCTCGAGCCGCTGCGGGCGACCGAGGCCTATGCCGAGGCCACAGACGACATCACCCGCGCCATCCTGACCGAGGCCGGCAGGCTTTGCGATGAGGTCATGGCGCCGCTTCAGCGCAATGGCGACCTGCATCCGGCCCGGCTCGAGAACGGCGTGGTGCGTACCTCTCCGGGGTTCGCCGAGGGCTGGAAGGCCATCGCCGAGGGCGGCTGGATCGGGATCGCGGCGGATCCGGCGTACGGCGGCATGGGCCTGCCGATGGCGCTGGCCTCGGCCGTGAATGAAATGATGAGCGGGGCCTGCCTGGCGCTGCAGCTGGCCCCGTTGATGAGCCAGGGTCAGATCGAGGCGCTCGAACACCACGCAAGCGACGAGATCAAGGCGCTGTACCTGCCGAAACTCGTCTCGGGCGAATGGACCGGCACCATGAACCTGACGGAACCGCAGGCGGGATCGGATGTCGGGGCCCTGAGCACCAGGGCCGAGCCGCTCGACGACGGAACCTATGCGATCTCGGGCCAGAAGATCTACATCTCCTGGGGCGATCACGACGTGGCCGAGAACGTCTGTCATCTGGTCCTCGCGCGCCTGCCCGACGCACCTGCGGGAACGCGGGGCATATCGCTGTTCCTGGTTCCGAAATACCTTCCGGACGCCGATGGCAATCCGGGCGCAGCCAACGGTCTGCGTGTCGTCAGCCTCGAGCACAAGCTGGGCCTGCACGGTTCTCCCACCGCAGTGATGGAATACGATCGCGCGACCGGCTGGCTGATCGGGCCCGAGCAGGGCGGGATGGCCGCGATGTTCACGATGATGAACAACGCCCGCCTCGGCGTGGGCGAGCAGGGCATCGGTGCCGCCGAGGGCGCCTGCCAGAAGGCGCTGGAATTCGCCGCCGAGCGCCGGCAGGGCCGCTCGCCGGTCGAGGGTGGCAGCGGCACGATCATGGACCATGCGGATGTGCGGCGCATGCTGATGACAATGAAGGCGGACATCTTCGCCGCGCGCGCCATCGCGGCCAGTTGCGCGGTAGCGATCGACATGGGCAAGGCCACCGGCAATGCCGCATGGAAGGCCCGCGCGGCGCTGCTGACACCCATCGTGAAGGCATTCGGCACGGACACCGGCATCGCGGTCGCGGAGATGGCGGTGCAGGTGCACGGCGGCATGGGCTACATCGAGGAAACCGGGGCGGCGCAATTCGCGCGCGACGTCCGGGTAACGGCGATCTACGAGGGTACGAACGGCATTCAGGCGATGGACCTTGTCGGGCGCAAGATGATGGATGGCGGCGAGGCGGCGCAGGCCGTGGTGGACGAGATCGCAGAGATATCCGAAGCCGCCCGCGCGGACCTGCCGGAGCTGGCCGAGGCCGTTTGGCAGGCGGGCGAGAGCCTGCGCGAGGCGACCGATTGGCTGGTGGGACAGGAGATGAACACGCGCTTCGCCGGCGCCGTGCCATACCTGCGCGCCTTCGCGCGTGTGCTGGGCGGGGCGCTGCAACTCAGGGCCGCCATGGCCGACCGGGGCGGGGCGCGGGAAACGCTGGCGCGGTTCTACATCCGCCGTCTGCTGCCCGAATACATCGGCTTGCTGGCCCATGCGCAGGCCGGCGTTGACGAACTCTACGCGATTGCGCCCGACGAGATCGCCGCCTGA
- a CDS encoding YqgE/AlgH family protein: protein MDLTGTLLVAMPGMGDPRFDRSVILMCVHSSSGAMGLILNKPSAEVGMRDVLDQLDVDPVAEAMAMPVHIGGPVEMGRGFVLHSREYVSRLHTLEVPGGYGMTATLDILEDIALGDGPELALMMLGYAGWAPGQLEGEIARNGWLTAEANPELVFRTPPERKWEAALATLGVDPLGLSSFAGHA, encoded by the coding sequence CTGGATCTCACCGGCACGCTTCTCGTGGCGATGCCGGGCATGGGCGACCCGCGGTTCGACCGGTCGGTGATCCTGATGTGCGTGCATTCGAGCAGTGGAGCCATGGGGCTCATCCTGAACAAGCCGAGCGCCGAGGTCGGGATGCGCGATGTTCTGGACCAGCTCGACGTGGACCCGGTTGCCGAGGCGATGGCGATGCCCGTCCATATTGGCGGGCCGGTCGAGATGGGGCGCGGGTTCGTGCTGCACAGCCGCGAATACGTCTCGCGCCTGCACACGCTCGAGGTGCCGGGCGGCTACGGCATGACGGCAACCCTAGACATCCTCGAGGATATCGCGCTGGGCGACGGACCGGAGCTGGCGCTGATGATGCTGGGGTATGCCGGCTGGGCCCCGGGTCAGCTTGAAGGCGAGATCGCGCGCAACGGCTGGCTGACCGCCGAGGCGAATCCCGAGCTGGTCTTCCGCACGCCGCCCGAGCGCAAGTGGGAGGCCGCGCTTGCCACGCTCGGGGTCGATCCGCTGGGCCTGTCCTCGTTCGCGGGCCACGCCTGA
- a CDS encoding protein-disulfide reductase DsbD domain-containing protein produces MFRPIALATFLLGAAVPQLEAADPAAPITATILPGWVQADGTRMAALHLELARGWKTYWRAPGDAGIPPVFDWSGSRNLGSVAVMWPTPHVFDDNGMRSIGYKGSVTIPLVIAPDAQDQPVSLRLGLDLGVCSDICMPFRLDLDAAISDDRTRPDPAIAAALAQMPYSAREAGVRAATCAFAPSPDGLQVEAQVTMPSAGGTEVMVIEPGQGDIWVSETRTRRNGDALTGVSELVPVRGGTIALDRTDIRLTVIGQRHAVEIRGCTAG; encoded by the coding sequence ATGTTCAGACCTATCGCCCTCGCGACCTTCCTTCTGGGTGCGGCAGTCCCGCAGCTGGAGGCAGCGGACCCGGCTGCACCGATCACCGCAACCATCCTGCCAGGCTGGGTGCAGGCGGACGGCACACGCATGGCCGCGCTGCATCTGGAACTGGCGCGCGGCTGGAAGACCTATTGGCGCGCGCCCGGAGATGCGGGCATTCCGCCCGTCTTCGACTGGTCCGGATCGCGAAACCTCGGCTCCGTCGCCGTGATGTGGCCCACGCCGCATGTCTTCGACGACAACGGCATGCGCTCGATCGGCTACAAGGGCAGCGTGACGATCCCGCTGGTCATCGCACCGGATGCACAAGACCAGCCGGTTTCATTGCGGCTGGGCCTGGACCTGGGCGTCTGTTCCGACATCTGCATGCCCTTCCGCCTCGACCTCGACGCAGCCATCTCCGATGACCGCACCCGGCCCGATCCCGCCATTGCCGCGGCTCTGGCGCAGATGCCGTATTCCGCGCGAGAGGCGGGCGTGCGCGCCGCGACCTGCGCCTTCGCCCCCTCGCCCGACGGTCTTCAGGTCGAAGCGCAGGTGACGATGCCAAGCGCCGGCGGCACCGAGGTCATGGTGATCGAGCCGGGCCAGGGCGACATCTGGGTCAGCGAGACCCGGACACGCCGGAACGGCGACGCCCTTACCGGTGTTTCCGAGCTGGTTCCCGTCCGGGGTGGAACCATCGCGCTCGACCGCACCGATATCCGGCTGACGGTGATCGGCCAGCGCCACGCGGTCGAGATCCGGGGCTGCACCGCCGGCTGA
- a CDS encoding MBL fold metallo-hydrolase, which yields MEDFSPQPLRYPFEAPPERGEAVEVAEGVLWMRLPLPMKLDHVNVYALDDGDGWTVVDTGFDTRLGREIWESLFAGALAGKPVRRVVVTHHHPDHIGLAGWMQAERGCELVTSRTAWLLARMLVLDEQPVPSPETLVFYRRSGMDPEIYDKRAVERPFNFSDIVAPLPVGYSRISQGDVIDMGGRRWDVHMGNGHAPEHATFWSRDDNLVIAGDQILSSISPNVGVYATEPEADPLGEWLEACERLASLAREDHFVLSGHKLPFTGLPTRMRQLIENHHGGLARLLDFIDTPKSAAECFAPLFARSIGEAEYGLALVEAVAHLSHLHQAGLATRSLRADDGAWVYQSKG from the coding sequence ATGGAGGATTTCTCGCCCCAGCCGCTGCGCTATCCCTTCGAGGCGCCTCCCGAACGCGGCGAGGCCGTCGAGGTGGCCGAGGGTGTGCTCTGGATGCGCCTGCCGCTGCCGATGAAGCTCGACCACGTCAACGTCTACGCGCTTGACGACGGGGACGGATGGACGGTGGTCGACACCGGCTTCGACACGCGTCTGGGCCGCGAGATCTGGGAATCGCTCTTTGCCGGCGCGCTGGCGGGCAAGCCGGTCCGCCGCGTCGTCGTGACCCATCACCATCCCGATCACATCGGACTGGCGGGCTGGATGCAGGCCGAGCGCGGCTGCGAGCTGGTCACAAGCCGGACGGCATGGTTGCTGGCCCGGATGCTGGTGCTGGACGAGCAGCCCGTGCCATCGCCCGAGACGCTGGTCTTCTATCGCCGCTCGGGGATGGACCCGGAGATCTACGACAAGCGCGCCGTCGAGCGTCCGTTCAACTTTTCCGACATAGTGGCCCCGCTGCCCGTGGGGTATTCGCGCATTTCGCAGGGCGACGTGATCGACATGGGCGGGCGGCGCTGGGACGTGCATATGGGGAACGGCCACGCGCCCGAGCATGCGACCTTCTGGAGCCGCGACGACAACCTCGTGATCGCAGGAGACCAGATCCTGTCCTCGATCAGCCCCAATGTCGGCGTCTACGCGACGGAGCCCGAGGCCGATCCACTTGGCGAATGGCTCGAGGCCTGCGAACGGCTCGCGTCGCTGGCGCGCGAGGATCATTTCGTCCTTTCCGGCCATAAACTGCCCTTCACCGGCCTGCCCACGCGGATGCGCCAGCTGATCGAAAACCACCACGGCGGGCTGGCCCGGCTGCTCGATTTCATCGACACGCCGAAATCTGCCGCCGAATGCTTTGCCCCGCTCTTTGCGCGCAGCATCGGAGAGGCTGAATACGGGCTGGCGCTGGTCGAGGCGGTAGCGCATCTCAGCCACCTGCATCAGGCCGGACTTGCAACCCGCTCTCTGCGCGCCGACGATGGCGCCTGGGTCTATCAGTCGAAGGGGTGA
- a CDS encoding efflux RND transporter periplasmic adaptor subunit, with protein sequence MRFLRQSMIGLFLAAMTLGLLAYAALMVAQAVQSRLSEEPVAPPARERVFTVNVVRAEAATVVPVLEAFGEVQSRRTLELRAAVAGRVVSLSENFEDGGQVAAGEVLMRIDPSGMQSALDRLTADLADAEAEGREAARALSLARDELAAAEAQSNLRQNAYRRQVDLSDRGVGTTAAVEEAELAASSARAAVLSMRQEVDAAEARIDQSRTLLDRARIDLAEARRDLADATLEAPFEGILSETAVISGRLVSVNEKVADLIDPDDLEVSFRISTAQYARLLDAEGRLVDAPVTALLDVTGVDLEASGRISRVSAGAGEGQTGRLVFARLDPAPGFRPGDFVTVRVQEPELTDAVRLPASALGGDGSLLLLSGDAGDQLELHEARLLRRQGDDILVAAEGLHGREVVTTRSPLLGPGIKVRAVRPATETASQAAEMVALSDERRARLVAFIEASTRMPEEAKARVLAQLAEPMVPAQMIERIESRIGG encoded by the coding sequence GGCCGCGATGACGCTGGGCCTTCTGGCCTACGCGGCGCTCATGGTTGCGCAGGCCGTGCAGTCGCGGCTGTCCGAAGAGCCCGTCGCGCCACCCGCGAGGGAACGCGTCTTCACGGTCAACGTGGTGCGCGCCGAGGCCGCAACGGTCGTTCCCGTGCTGGAGGCCTTCGGCGAGGTCCAGTCGCGCCGCACACTCGAGTTGCGCGCGGCGGTGGCGGGCCGCGTCGTCTCGCTCTCGGAGAATTTCGAGGATGGCGGACAGGTCGCCGCGGGCGAGGTGCTGATGCGCATCGATCCGTCGGGCATGCAGTCGGCGCTGGACCGGCTGACGGCGGATCTCGCCGATGCCGAGGCCGAAGGGCGCGAGGCGGCCCGGGCACTTTCGCTGGCGCGGGACGAACTGGCCGCGGCCGAAGCCCAGTCGAACCTGCGCCAGAACGCCTACCGGCGCCAGGTCGACCTGTCGGATCGCGGCGTCGGCACGACGGCCGCTGTGGAGGAGGCGGAGCTGGCGGCATCCTCGGCACGCGCCGCTGTCCTGTCGATGCGTCAGGAAGTGGACGCCGCCGAGGCGCGCATCGACCAGTCCAGGACCCTGCTGGACCGGGCGCGGATCGATCTCGCCGAGGCGCGGCGCGATCTTGCGGACGCGACGCTCGAAGCGCCCTTCGAGGGTATCCTGAGCGAAACGGCGGTGATCTCGGGGCGGCTGGTCTCGGTCAACGAGAAGGTGGCGGACCTGATCGATCCGGACGACCTGGAGGTGTCATTCCGGATCTCGACGGCGCAATATGCGCGGCTCCTCGATGCCGAGGGGCGGCTTGTCGATGCGCCGGTCACTGCGCTTCTCGACGTGACGGGCGTTGATCTCGAGGCCAGTGGACGGATCAGCCGCGTGTCCGCGGGTGCGGGGGAAGGCCAGACCGGCCGGCTGGTCTTTGCGCGGCTCGATCCGGCGCCGGGGTTTCGTCCCGGCGACTTCGTCACCGTGCGCGTGCAGGAGCCCGAGCTGACCGACGCCGTGCGGCTTCCGGCCTCGGCGTTGGGCGGGGACGGCAGCCTTCTGCTGCTGTCGGGCGACGCAGGCGATCAGCTCGAACTGCACGAGGCCAGGCTGCTGAGGCGTCAGGGCGACGACATCCTCGTAGCGGCCGAGGGGCTTCACGGGCGTGAGGTCGTCACGACGCGGTCGCCCCTGCTGGGACCGGGCATCAAGGTACGCGCGGTCCGGCCCGCGACCGAAACGGCATCGCAGGCGGCGGAGATGGTCGCACTCAGCGACGAACGCCGGGCCCGGCTGGTCGCCTTCATCGAGGCGAGTACCCGGATGCCCGAGGAAGCCAAGGCGCGGGTGCTGGCGCAGCTTGCCGAACCGATGGTCCCGGCGCAGATGATCGAGCGTATCGAAAGCCGGATCGGCGGCTGA
- a CDS encoding efflux RND transporter permease subunit, whose product MARRLPESAGGLLSYFTRHRTAANLLFVLMLIAGAAAVPNMRAQFFPDVVLDTVKVSVTWEGAGAEDVDAGIVQVLEPALLAVEGVESTEATSREGSAVVTLEFEPGWDMNRAADDTQTAVDAITTLPDEAEEPEVRRGAWRDRVTDVVITGPVSPTQLGLFADELVTRLFAAGVTRSTIQGVAAPLTLVEVASARLIANDVTMAEIAAAIAAEVDADPAGSVTGANARVRTGTQKRSPDQIAGIVLRSNADGSTLTVGEVATIRREGADRNRSYFVGPDPAISVRIDRSDQGDAIGIQHRVEEVAAQLEATLPQGVSVELIRTRAEAITARLDILISNGAQGLCLVVVLLFLFLNARTALWVAAGIPVSMAAAIAIMYMGGLTFNMISLFGLIITLGIVVDDAIVVGEHADHRAGALGESPVVAAETAARRMFMPVVAATLTTVIAFFGLVVIGGRFGTLIEDVPFTVIAVLMASLVECFLILPNHMSHALGGGAKVRWYDRPSRVVNRGFVWLRETLFRPFIAGVVMARYVVLAGAVAILASQVALLIRGDVPWRFFNAPEQGSVTGNFAMAEGATRDDTLAMLREMQRAVEATGADYEARFGRNPIAYVLAEIGGNAGRGLDGADAKDADLLGAISVELIDADLRPYSSFAFVAELQEAVVNHPLAETVSFRGWRSGPGGDALDVQFYGAGTEELKGASEDLQTALLRFPEVSAVQDNLAYDRDELILDLTAQGLALGFTIDDLGSVLRHRLNGIEAATYPEGPRSAEIRVELPESELTADFLERMQLRTPDGAYVPLADIVSVERRIGFSTVRRENGIRVVSVTGDISEDDAAKASEIEAALTGDILPRIASERRVEWRLAGLAEQEDAFLSDALAGLVLCLAGIFLVLAWVFESWTRPMVVMAIIPFGLVGAVWGHYVHDVPLSMFSIVGLLGMTGIIINDSIVLIASIDEYARERGLVPSIIDGAADRLRPVFLTTMTTVLGMAPLLFETSQQAQFLKPTVITLVYGLGFGMVLVLLVVPALVACQHDVHRQITAMSRGLRAPVAGLRRGLALLWLLVLAWGAATLGHAAWTGNLPAALLALLPALGSLPAGLAALLAFAAGVAGLALAGYAVSALAWGMRRRAG is encoded by the coding sequence ATGGCCCGCCGCCTTCCCGAATCGGCCGGCGGCCTGTTGTCCTACTTCACCCGCCACAGGACAGCGGCAAACCTTCTTTTCGTGCTGATGCTCATCGCGGGCGCTGCCGCTGTTCCCAACATGCGCGCGCAGTTCTTCCCCGACGTGGTGCTCGACACGGTCAAGGTCAGCGTGACCTGGGAAGGGGCAGGGGCCGAGGATGTCGATGCCGGGATCGTTCAGGTCCTCGAACCCGCCCTGCTCGCGGTCGAGGGCGTCGAGAGTACCGAAGCCACCTCGCGCGAGGGCAGCGCCGTCGTCACGCTCGAGTTCGAACCCGGCTGGGACATGAACCGGGCCGCCGACGACACCCAGACGGCGGTCGATGCGATCACGACTCTTCCCGACGAGGCCGAGGAACCCGAGGTACGGCGCGGCGCCTGGCGCGACCGTGTGACGGATGTCGTCATCACCGGGCCCGTCAGCCCGACGCAGCTCGGCCTTTTCGCCGATGAACTGGTCACGCGGCTCTTTGCCGCCGGTGTGACGCGCAGCACGATACAGGGTGTAGCGGCGCCGCTCACCCTTGTCGAAGTCGCCTCCGCGCGGCTGATCGCCAACGATGTTACCATGGCCGAAATCGCGGCCGCCATCGCCGCCGAGGTGGATGCGGACCCGGCAGGATCGGTGACGGGGGCCAACGCGCGGGTGCGGACCGGCACCCAGAAACGCAGCCCCGACCAGATCGCGGGCATCGTGCTGCGCTCGAACGCGGATGGGTCGACCCTGACGGTCGGCGAGGTGGCCACGATCCGGCGCGAGGGCGCGGACCGCAACCGCAGCTATTTCGTCGGACCCGATCCGGCCATCTCGGTCCGGATCGACCGCTCGGACCAGGGTGACGCCATCGGCATCCAGCACCGCGTCGAAGAGGTCGCGGCGCAGCTCGAGGCCACCCTCCCGCAAGGCGTCAGCGTCGAGCTGATCCGCACCCGGGCGGAGGCGATCACCGCGCGGCTGGACATCCTGATCTCGAACGGCGCGCAGGGACTTTGTCTCGTTGTCGTGCTGCTGTTCCTGTTTCTCAACGCCCGTACCGCCCTTTGGGTCGCAGCCGGCATCCCGGTCTCGATGGCGGCTGCGATCGCGATCATGTACATGGGCGGGCTCACCTTCAACATGATCTCGCTTTTCGGGCTGATCATCACGCTGGGCATCGTCGTGGACGACGCCATCGTGGTGGGCGAGCATGCCGACCACCGGGCCGGCGCGCTTGGAGAAAGCCCGGTCGTCGCCGCCGAGACCGCCGCGCGCCGCATGTTCATGCCCGTCGTCGCCGCAACCCTGACGACCGTGATCGCCTTCTTCGGCCTCGTCGTCATCGGCGGGCGCTTCGGGACGCTGATCGAGGACGTGCCCTTCACGGTGATCGCCGTCCTCATGGCGTCGCTCGTGGAATGCTTCCTGATCCTGCCGAACCACATGTCGCATGCGCTTGGCGGGGGCGCGAAGGTGCGCTGGTACGACCGCCCGAGCCGCGTCGTGAACCGGGGTTTTGTCTGGCTGCGCGAGACGCTGTTCCGGCCTTTCATCGCGGGTGTCGTGATGGCGCGATATGTCGTGCTTGCCGGCGCGGTCGCGATCCTGGCAAGCCAGGTCGCGCTGCTGATCCGGGGCGATGTGCCATGGCGCTTCTTCAACGCGCCCGAGCAGGGTTCGGTGACGGGCAATTTCGCGATGGCGGAAGGCGCCACGCGCGACGACACGCTCGCCATGCTGCGCGAGATGCAGCGCGCCGTCGAGGCGACCGGTGCGGACTACGAAGCGCGCTTCGGCCGCAACCCCATCGCCTACGTGCTGGCAGAGATCGGCGGCAACGCGGGGCGCGGGCTCGACGGGGCGGATGCCAAGGACGCCGATCTGCTGGGCGCCATCTCGGTAGAACTGATCGACGCGGATCTGCGGCCCTATTCCAGCTTTGCCTTCGTGGCCGAGTTGCAGGAGGCCGTCGTCAACCATCCGCTGGCCGAAACTGTCAGCTTCCGCGGCTGGCGCTCGGGTCCGGGGGGGGACGCGCTCGACGTGCAGTTCTACGGGGCCGGCACCGAGGAGCTGAAGGGCGCCAGCGAGGATCTTCAGACCGCGCTTCTGCGTTTTCCGGAGGTCAGCGCGGTACAGGACAATCTCGCCTACGACCGCGACGAGCTGATCCTCGATCTGACTGCACAGGGTCTCGCACTCGGCTTTACCATCGACGACCTGGGCAGCGTGCTTCGCCACCGGCTGAACGGCATCGAGGCCGCGACCTATCCGGAGGGGCCGCGCTCGGCAGAGATACGGGTCGAATTGCCCGAAAGCGAACTGACGGCGGATTTTCTGGAACGCATGCAACTGCGCACGCCCGACGGCGCCTATGTGCCGCTGGCCGACATCGTCAGCGTCGAGCGCCGGATCGGCTTCAGCACCGTGCGGCGCGAGAACGGCATCCGGGTGGTGTCGGTCACGGGCGACATCTCGGAGGATGACGCCGCGAAAGCCTCGGAGATCGAGGCGGCGCTTACCGGTGACATCCTTCCGCGCATCGCATCGGAGCGGCGGGTCGAATGGCGGCTGGCCGGACTGGCCGAACAGGAGGACGCATTCCTTTCCGATGCGCTGGCAGGGCTGGTCCTGTGTCTCGCGGGAATATTCCTGGTGCTGGCCTGGGTCTTCGAAAGCTGGACCCGGCCGATGGTGGTGATGGCGATCATTCCCTTTGGTCTCGTGGGGGCGGTCTGGGGACATTACGTTCATGACGTCCCGCTCAGCATGTTCTCGATCGTCGGCCTGCTTGGCATGACCGGCATCATCATCAACGATTCGATCGTGCTGATCGCCAGCATCGACGAATACGCCCGCGAGCGCGGGCTGGTGCCGTCGATCATCGACGGCGCCGCGGATCGGCTGCGGCCCGTGTTCCTGACCACGATGACCACCGTGCTGGGCATGGCCCCGCTGCTCTTCGAGACCAGCCAGCAGGCGCAGTTCCTCAAGCCCACGGTCATCACCCTGGTCTATGGGCTCGGCTTCGGCATGGTTCTGGTGCTCCTTGTCGTCCCGGCTCTTGTGGCCTGCCAGCATGACGTGCACCGCCAGATCACGGCCATGTCGCGCGGACTGAGGGCGCCGGTCGCGGGACTGAGGCGCGGCCTCGCGCTGCTCTGGCTGCTCGTGCTTGCCTGGGGCGCGGCGACACTCGGCCACGCCGCTTGGACGGGGAACCTGCCGGCGGCGCTGCTTGCGCTCCTGCCGGCGCTCGGCTCCCTTCCGGCCGGACTAGCGGCGCTGCTGGCGTTCGCGGCGGGAGTCGCTGGCCTGGCCCTTGCGGGATATGCCGTCTCCGCGCTTGCCTGGGGCATGCGGCGCAGGGCCGGGTGA
- a CDS encoding L-threonylcarbamoyladenylate synthase has translation MSQQTALTLRPDADGIAEAARLLADGRLVAFPTETVYGLGADACNGKAVAEIYAAKGRPSFNPLIVHVPDAQAARRHVVWSDVADRLASAFWPGPLTLVLPLARDHGLSELVTAGLGTAAIRVPAHPSARALLGAFGGPVAAPSANPSGRISPTTAKHVMSGLGNSIAAVLDDGPCPVGLESTIVGLAGAEPQLLRAGGLPVEALEAALGGALELPVGGEVSAPGQLSSHYAPAARVRLDARTARDGEVLLGFGPMDCTLNLSAAGDLSEAAANLFGHLHSLDATGCAIAVAAIPARGLGLAINDRLRRAAAPRG, from the coding sequence ATGTCCCAGCAGACCGCCCTAACCCTTCGTCCCGACGCAGACGGCATCGCCGAAGCCGCACGGCTTCTGGCGGACGGCCGCCTTGTCGCCTTCCCCACCGAGACAGTCTACGGCCTCGGCGCGGACGCGTGCAACGGCAAAGCGGTGGCGGAAATCTACGCGGCCAAGGGCCGGCCCAGCTTCAACCCGCTGATCGTGCATGTCCCCGACGCACAGGCCGCCCGGCGCCACGTCGTTTGGTCGGACGTCGCGGACAGGCTCGCCTCGGCCTTCTGGCCCGGACCGCTGACGCTGGTGCTGCCGCTCGCCCGGGACCACGGGCTTTCGGAACTGGTAACGGCGGGGCTGGGCACCGCCGCGATCCGGGTCCCGGCGCATCCCTCTGCCCGCGCCCTGCTCGGGGCATTCGGGGGGCCGGTCGCCGCGCCATCGGCCAATCCTTCCGGGCGGATCAGCCCGACCACGGCCAAGCACGTGATGTCGGGACTGGGCAACAGTATCGCCGCCGTGCTGGACGACGGGCCCTGTCCGGTCGGCCTCGAAAGCACCATCGTCGGCCTTGCCGGGGCCGAGCCGCAGCTTCTGCGGGCGGGCGGATTGCCGGTCGAGGCGCTGGAAGCGGCGCTTGGTGGCGCGCTGGAACTGCCCGTCGGGGGCGAGGTCTCGGCGCCGGGACAGCTTTCGTCGCATTACGCTCCCGCCGCCCGGGTCCGGCTGGATGCGCGCACCGCGCGGGACGGAGAGGTGCTGCTGGGGTTCGGACCGATGGACTGCACCCTGAACCTGTCCGCCGCCGGCGACCTGTCGGAAGCGGCCGCCAATCTGTTTGGCCACCTTCACAGTCTGGACGCGACCGGATGCGCCATCGCGGTCGCGGCGATTCCCGCACGCGGTCTGGGCCTTGCCATCAACGACCGCCTGCGCCGGGCCGCCGCCCCGCGCGGTTGA